A single window of Gossypium hirsutum isolate 1008001.06 chromosome A10, Gossypium_hirsutum_v2.1, whole genome shotgun sequence DNA harbors:
- the LOC121208122 gene encoding uncharacterized protein has translation MGDTGNDNDDSACPTSFAPVNIQTQPPRVSVNVKPLYQVGTLVPVNFPTGSCSNPGDNMANPTIPDFDKVEGEKELSLVPDLVLLPKFKMPEFERYNGTSCPEAHITMFYRRMTGYVNNDQLLIHCFQDSLTGAAAKWYNQLSRAQVKSWKDLAQAFMKQYGHVTDIVPNRITLQNMKKKSSESFRQYAQRWREVVTQVQLPLLEKETTMLFINTLKAPFINYMLGSVIKSFAYIVMSGEMIENAIRCGKIETGESMRRSALKKKESEVSNVSSCYSKPVTVNQSRMVVIGQQVAPRQEPSTKRNMEHRSTQNPLQSIENCIPFKKLVERLVEMGIVKFDKRSGVENLLPNHADERVNAIINDAEKRI, from the exons ATGGGTGATACTGGGAATGACAACGATGACTCTGCTTGTCCTACAAGCTTTGCCCCAGTAAACATTCAAACACAGCCACCAAGGGTGTCTGTTAATGTTAAACCTCTGTATCAAGTCGGCACTTTGGTACCGGTAAACTTCCCAACGGGCTCGTGCTCTAACCCTGGAGACAATATGGCAAATCCTACGATCCCTGATTTTGATAAGGTTGAAGGGGAAAAA gaactcagtttggtccCGGACTTAGTACTTCTTCCGAAGTtcaagatgccagaatttgaaagatataatgGAACCAGCTGTCCTGAGGCTCACATTACAATGTTCTACCGGAGAATGACAGGATATGTTAACAATGACCAATTGTTGATTCACTGTTTTCAAGATAGTTTGACTGGGGCCGcggctaaatggtacaatcagttgagtcgaGCTCAAGTCAAATCATGGAAGGACTTAGCACAGGCCTTCATGAAGCAGTATGGTCATGTAACAGATATAGTGCCCAACAGGATTACACTCCAGAATATGAAGAAGAAGTCAAGCGAAAGTTTTCGACAGTACGctcagaggtggagggaggtcgtTACGCAAGTCCAGCTACCACTGCTGGAAAAAGAAACGACTATGCTGTTTATTAATACCTTGAAGGCACCTTTCATTAATTATATGTTGGGGAGCGTGATTAAGAGTTTCGCATACATAGtgatgtctggtgaaatgatagaaaatgcaataAGGTGCGGGAAGATAGAAACGGGGGAAAGCATGAGAAGGTCAGccctaaagaaaaaggaaagcgAGGTAAGCAATGTGAGCTCATGCTATTCAAAACCTGTCACCGTTAATCAATCGAGAATGGTAGTCATAGGCCAACAAGTTGCACCAAGGCAGGAGCCTAGCACAAAGAGAAATATGGAG CACCGTTCTACTCAAAACCCGTTGCAGTCGATAGAAAATTGCATCCCTTTTAAAAAGTTAGTCGAAAGGCTCGTTGAAATGGGCATTGTGAAGTTTGACAAAAGGTCTGGCGTAGAAAATCTgttacccaaccatgctgatGAGAGGGTAAACGCAATAATCAATGATGCAGAGAAAAGAATTTGA